Part of the Streptomyces sp. f51 genome is shown below.
CGGGGACGGCGCGCTGCGGCGGCCGGAGAACTGGAAGCACCTGGTGAACCCGTTCAAGCCGTCCTGGGGCGAGCCGTATGTGGACCAGGTCGTACGGATGATGGGGGCGCTGGACGCCGCGAAGGACGCGGCACGCGGCCACGAGGCGGTGCTGGTGAGCCATCAGCTGCCGATCTGGATCGTCCGCAGCTACGCGGAGAAGCGGCGGCTGTGGCACGACCCGCGCAAGCGTCAGTGCACCCTGGCGTCGCTGACCACGTTCACCTACCGCGGCGACAAGATCGTTTCGGTGGGCTACAGCGAGCCCGCGCGCGACCTGGTGCCGGCTCATCTCCTCGCGGGCGCCAAGCCGGTGAAGGGCAAGGACAAGGCGTTCGGGGCCTGACGGTCGAAAGCGAAGAACCGGGCCAAATGGGCGCATCTTCGTAAAATCATATAAATCTCCGCGCGTTAAACGGAACCCGCGACTTCATCGCGCCCTCTCATGGGATACAAGCTGAGAGTCAGCTGAGAGGGTGCGATGAAAAGAGGACCGTATGCGCGACGTCAGCCGAAGGGGAATGATCGGCCTCGGTGCGGGCGCGGCGACCGCGCTCGGACTCGCCGCGTGCGGCACCACCTCGGGCACGGAAGCCAAACGGAATCCTGACCCCTCCGCCACGGCCGGCACCGGCCGGCCCGGCGCCCCGAAGAAGCCGGCCATGCGCCTGATCGGCGACGGCTCCACCGCCTACACCGGCAAGCAGCCGCGCCAGCCCCAGGCCCCCGTACCGCTCGAACCCGGCGAGACCCCGCCGCAGTTCGTGGTCTTCTCCTGGGACGGAGCCGGAGAGGTCGGCACCGGCCTCTTCGAACGCTTCCTCCAGCTCGCCAATGAGCACGACGCGCACATGACGTTCTTCCTCTCCGGGCTGTATCTGCTGCCCGAGTCGAAGAAGCGCCTCTACGACCCGCCGAACAACCCCCGCGGCGCCTCGGACATCGGCTACCTGAGCGACGAACACGTCCGCTCCACGCTGAAGTTGATCCGGCAGGCCTGGCTCGACGGCCACGAGATCGGCACCCACTTCAACGGCCACTTCTGCGGCGGCTCCGGCTCGGTCGGCAACTGGTCGCCCCGCCAGTGGACCAGCGAGATCGAACAGGCCAAGTCCTTCGTCACCGAGTGGCGCACCAACACGGGCTGGACCGACCTGCCCCCG
Proteins encoded:
- a CDS encoding histidine phosphatase family protein — encoded protein: MSDTSGKNGAGDITVVHLMRHGEVANPDGVLYGRLPGYHLSELGRQMADRVAEHLSSRDVTHVVASPLERAQETATPIAKAHGLDLATDGRLIEADNVFQGKTFGVGDGALRRPENWKHLVNPFKPSWGEPYVDQVVRMMGALDAAKDAARGHEAVLVSHQLPIWIVRSYAEKRRLWHDPRKRQCTLASLTTFTYRGDKIVSVGYSEPARDLVPAHLLAGAKPVKGKDKAFGA